One Ardenticatenales bacterium genomic region harbors:
- a CDS encoding VWA domain-containing protein yields the protein MSFLTPLFLLLGLLAGPIVLMYMLRLRRREITVSSTLLWQKLLRDREANAPWQKLRRNLLLILQLLILAALVVALARPFVPVPALISGSIVVLLDGSASMQATDVAPNRFAAAQEEVARLIGGLSGTDQMTIILVGRTPQVLTPATSDRAVLRTALAAARPEQGEADWAAAAALAIGAAQGFRDARIAVVSDGGLPRDLPPFPANTIYVAIGRQGENLGISALATRAGATGVELFASVTNYGAAPQSALISLRLDDALYDSRRVTIDPDTAANLTWQLPNGTTTIAAQLSDNAADAFPPDDVAWAVHQGGAGSRTLLVTAGNLFLEQIYAVLPGINAFKTGPDTDLAANVEEPFDLMVYDGVTPPTPLPDADLLLLNPPAGIPDLFTVTNPFSNTTAIRVADNPLLQFVDWTNVHIREARQVSAPGLQTLVEGEGGPLILIGERGARRVALLTFDLRDSDLPLQVAFPILMANLTDWLTPGQAFAAADALRPGDAVRLTPGTSATLVQVRKPDGSDWSATVDESDLLFTETAQPGLYQVMARDNAGDRNAGIFPINLFSPQESHIMPAATIDLGQKTATTAGDSDIGQRELWPWLAVVALLILIAEWWVHHRGPRWPQIHLPNRR from the coding sequence ATGTCCTTTCTCACCCCGCTTTTTCTCTTACTGGGTTTGCTGGCCGGGCCGATTGTACTGATGTACATGCTGCGGCTGCGGCGGCGGGAGATCACGGTGAGCAGCACGTTGCTCTGGCAAAAGCTGCTGCGCGACCGGGAGGCGAATGCGCCCTGGCAGAAGCTGCGGCGCAATTTGCTGCTGATTTTGCAATTGCTGATTCTGGCGGCGTTGGTGGTGGCTCTGGCGCGTCCTTTTGTGCCTGTGCCGGCATTAATCAGCGGCAGCATCGTGGTTTTACTGGACGGCTCCGCCTCCATGCAGGCCACGGACGTGGCCCCCAACCGCTTTGCGGCAGCGCAAGAAGAAGTGGCGCGACTGATCGGCGGGTTGAGCGGCACCGACCAGATGACCATCATCCTCGTAGGGCGCACACCGCAAGTGCTCACGCCCGCCACAAGCGACCGCGCCGTGCTGCGGACCGCGTTGGCGGCGGCGCGGCCAGAACAGGGAGAAGCGGATTGGGCGGCAGCGGCGGCGCTGGCCATCGGCGCGGCGCAAGGATTTCGGGATGCGCGCATTGCCGTCGTTTCCGATGGCGGGCTGCCACGGGATTTGCCCCCGTTCCCCGCGAATACCATCTACGTTGCCATCGGCCGGCAAGGCGAAAACCTGGGCATCAGCGCCCTGGCAACCCGTGCAGGCGCCACGGGCGTGGAACTGTTCGCCAGCGTCACCAACTACGGCGCCGCGCCACAATCCGCCCTCATCAGCCTGCGCCTGGACGACGCCCTCTACGACTCCCGCCGCGTCACCATTGACCCGGACACCGCCGCCAACCTCACCTGGCAGCTACCCAATGGAACCACCACCATCGCCGCGCAGCTCAGCGATAATGCGGCGGACGCTTTCCCGCCGGACGACGTCGCCTGGGCTGTACACCAGGGGGGCGCGGGCAGCCGCACGCTTCTCGTCACTGCCGGCAATTTGTTCCTGGAACAGATTTACGCCGTGCTGCCAGGCATTAACGCCTTCAAGACCGGCCCGGACACAGACCTGGCGGCCAACGTCGAAGAACCATTCGACCTGATGGTCTACGACGGGGTGACGCCGCCCACGCCCCTGCCGGACGCCGACTTGCTGTTGCTCAATCCGCCTGCCGGCATTCCCGACCTCTTTACCGTCACCAACCCCTTCTCCAACACAACCGCCATCCGCGTCGCCGACAACCCCCTGCTGCAATTCGTAGACTGGACCAATGTCCACATTCGTGAAGCGCGCCAGGTCAGCGCCCCCGGTCTGCAAACGCTGGTCGAAGGGGAAGGCGGACCGCTCATCCTCATAGGCGAGCGCGGGGCGCGTCGCGTGGCGCTGTTGACGTTCGATCTGCGTGATTCTGATTTGCCCTTGCAGGTGGCCTTCCCCATCCTGATGGCTAATTTGACGGATTGGCTCACGCCGGGACAGGCGTTTGCCGCCGCGGATGCGCTGCGACCCGGCGACGCGGTGCGCCTGACGCCAGGGACGAGCGCCACGCTGGTCCAGGTGCGCAAACCGGACGGGAGCGACTGGTCGGCAACGGTGGATGAATCTGATCTGCTGTTTACGGAGACGGCGCAACCCGGACTGTATCAGGTGATGGCGCGGGATAATGCGGGGGACCGGAATGCCGGCATTTTCCCCATCAACCTCTTCTCTCCCCAGGAATCCCACATCATGCCCGCCGCCACCATCGACCTGGGGCAAAAAACAGCCACCACCGCCGGCGACAGCGACATCGGGCAGCGCGAGTTATGGCCCTGGCTGGCCGTCGTCGCCCTTCTCATCCTCATTGCCGAATGGTGGGTCCATCATCGCGGTCCACGCTGGCCGCAAATTCACCTCCCCAACCGCCGCTGA
- a CDS encoding ATP-binding protein, translating into MDNGTPLKLRLKSLKLTNFKNFQSVTLELGPTTVIIGANATGKSNLREAFRFLHAIGRGYSLAEIVGGKSTESGERVWSGIRGGMRELPFRKKESLEIDARFEDKANKDSFIYTIRFVIQSIDKLSLAHESLTRNGETVFSTLTDTEANMNVVVPAFVKFIHETDRPVLPIVDSRPQSSFLENEFVARVLSPELETKRPPVMELLQGPISNETASLIVTAVENRWSLLHNQTSAILEVFRNLRFFDLDIETMRQTSRPGQFALSENGSNLSAVLYEIYQDPGRKQRVLTWLHELTPMDVESFDFFTDDLGNVRLQLVEADGRKTSVFSASDGTLRFLGILTAMLGPQPASLYFFEELENGIHPARQYLLLQLIEQQAGSGKTQVIITTHSSSLLNSVRGETLEHAYLLYRPEGRADATLTRLLDMPDAARLAQAQGLGRLHASGWFENVMSFAEDEKPEAVS; encoded by the coding sequence ATGGACAACGGCACACCCTTAAAATTGAGGCTTAAATCCCTCAAGCTCACCAACTTCAAAAACTTCCAATCCGTCACGCTGGAACTGGGGCCAACAACCGTCATCATCGGGGCCAACGCCACCGGTAAAAGCAACTTGCGCGAAGCATTCCGCTTCCTCCACGCCATTGGCCGCGGCTACAGCCTGGCGGAAATCGTCGGCGGCAAATCCACCGAGTCCGGCGAGCGCGTCTGGTCCGGCATCCGCGGCGGCATGCGCGAACTGCCTTTTAGGAAGAAAGAGAGCTTAGAAATTGACGCGCGTTTTGAAGATAAGGCAAACAAAGACAGCTTCATCTACACGATCAGGTTTGTGATTCAATCAATAGATAAACTAAGTCTGGCCCATGAATCACTTACCAGAAACGGGGAAACGGTGTTCAGCACTCTCACAGATACTGAAGCAAACATGAATGTGGTTGTGCCAGCGTTTGTGAAATTCATACATGAAACAGATCGACCTGTTTTGCCAATTGTTGATTCTCGCCCTCAATCCTCGTTTCTTGAGAACGAGTTTGTCGCGCGCGTCTTGTCGCCAGAGCTTGAGACTAAACGCCCACCCGTAATGGAATTATTGCAAGGGCCCATATCCAATGAAACAGCCTCACTGATAGTTACAGCAGTAGAAAACAGATGGTCGCTATTACATAACCAAACCTCAGCCATCCTCGAAGTATTTCGCAATTTGCGATTTTTTGACCTAGACATTGAAACTATGCGACAAACGTCCCGTCCAGGACAGTTCGCACTTAGCGAAAATGGAAGCAACCTTTCTGCTGTGCTTTATGAAATCTATCAAGACCCTGGTCGCAAACAACGTGTCCTTACCTGGCTACACGAATTGACCCCAATGGATGTGGAGAGTTTTGACTTCTTCACCGACGATCTAGGAAATGTACGACTGCAACTGGTAGAAGCAGATGGGCGCAAAACTTCTGTCTTTAGCGCGTCTGACGGGACGCTCCGTTTTCTGGGCATTTTAACGGCAATGCTAGGGCCGCAGCCCGCTTCACTTTATTTCTTTGAAGAACTGGAGAATGGCATTCATCCGGCGCGGCAGTATCTGCTGCTGCAATTGATTGAGCAGCAAGCGGGCAGCGGCAAGACCCAGGTGATCATCACCACGCATTCGTCCTCGCTGCTCAACAGCGTCCGGGGCGAGACGTTGGAACATGCCTATCTGCTCTATCGCCCGGAGGGCCGGGCAGACGCCACGCTGACGCGCCTTCTGGATATGCCGGATGCCGCGCGCCTGGCGCAGGCGCAGGGATTGGGCCGCCTGCACGCTTCCGGCTGGTTTGAAAATGTGATGAGCTTTGCGGAAGACGAAAAACCAGAGGCGGTATCGTGA
- a CDS encoding DUF58 domain-containing protein — MDLHLPLLMLFDEANLRKLEQLTLVANRIRVGAMKGDRRSRKRGSSIEFADYRDYTPGDDLRRLDWNVYARLERPFVKLLEEEEDLSVHLLVDASGSMAWPPDAATDKQRYALRLAAALGHIALTTGDLLTVTLLRSAGNQTWGPYRGASQSIRLLQFLEVAPSSGVTDLNLSLRRYATRARRPGLLFLLSDLLSPNGYEAGLNALLARGYEVGLLHILSPDEVSPAAAGDVKLIDVETGADAELTLDVGMVDIYRRRLEAWRAEIADHCARRRVHYIPITTDTPWDKLVLQTLRAQAVVK, encoded by the coding sequence ATGGACCTACATCTGCCCCTGCTGATGCTTTTTGACGAAGCCAACCTCCGCAAACTAGAGCAACTAACCCTGGTCGCCAACCGCATCCGCGTCGGCGCGATGAAAGGGGACCGCCGCAGCCGCAAGCGTGGCTCCTCCATTGAATTCGCCGACTACCGCGACTACACACCCGGCGACGACCTGCGCCGCCTCGACTGGAACGTCTACGCTCGCCTGGAGCGCCCGTTTGTGAAGCTGCTGGAAGAGGAAGAAGACCTCTCCGTTCACCTGCTTGTGGACGCCAGCGGCAGCATGGCCTGGCCGCCGGACGCCGCCACGGACAAACAGCGCTACGCCCTGCGGCTGGCGGCGGCGCTGGGCCACATCGCCCTCACCACCGGCGACCTGCTCACCGTCACCCTGCTGCGAAGCGCCGGCAATCAGACCTGGGGACCCTATCGTGGCGCATCCCAATCCATCCGCCTGCTGCAATTCCTGGAAGTCGCCCCAAGCAGCGGCGTCACCGACCTGAACCTCTCCCTGCGCCGCTACGCCACGCGCGCCCGCCGCCCCGGGCTGCTGTTCCTCCTCAGCGATCTGCTCTCCCCCAACGGCTACGAAGCGGGATTGAACGCGCTGCTGGCGCGCGGCTACGAGGTCGGCCTCCTGCACATCCTCAGCCCAGACGAAGTCTCCCCTGCCGCCGCCGGCGACGTGAAGCTCATCGATGTGGAAACGGGCGCGGACGCCGAACTCACGCTCGACGTGGGCATGGTAGACATCTACCGCCGCCGCCTGGAAGCGTGGCGCGCCGAGATCGCCGACCACTGCGCCCGCCGCCGCGTCCACTATATCCCCATCACCACCGACACCCCCTGGGACAAACTCGTACTGCAAACGCTGCGCGCGCAGGCTGTGGTAAAATGA
- a CDS encoding MoxR family ATPase — MTTTEQSELSAATFRETAANIETELGKVIVGQRDVVRHVLVAILAGGHALLEGVPGLGKTMLIRTLGQVLDLAFSRVQFTPDLMPADITGTEIMEETAGGRRDFRFQQGPIFANLVLADEINRATPKTQSALLEAMQEQTVTVADHTYPLPSPFFVLATQNPLEMEGTYPLPEAQLDRFLFKVNVPFPSADDLTEILARTTGKASPQPAQAADAAQIVAMQALARQVPIPSHVSQFVSRLIIATHPGQSPAPLVNQFVRYGASPRGGQALVLGAKITALLAGRYNVSYEDIAGMAPAALRHRLLLNFEGQAEGIRPDAIIADVLANLPRS, encoded by the coding sequence ATGACCACAACTGAGCAAAGCGAATTGAGCGCGGCGACCTTCCGCGAAACCGCGGCCAACATAGAAACAGAACTGGGCAAAGTCATCGTGGGGCAGCGGGACGTGGTGCGCCATGTGCTGGTCGCCATCCTCGCCGGCGGACATGCGCTGCTGGAGGGCGTGCCCGGCCTGGGCAAGACGATGCTCATTCGCACGCTGGGGCAGGTCTTAGACCTCGCATTCAGCCGCGTCCAGTTCACGCCTGATTTAATGCCGGCAGACATCACCGGCACGGAGATCATGGAAGAAACCGCCGGCGGACGCCGCGATTTCCGTTTTCAGCAAGGCCCCATCTTCGCCAACCTGGTGCTGGCCGACGAAATCAACCGCGCCACGCCCAAGACACAATCCGCCCTGCTGGAAGCGATGCAAGAACAAACCGTCACCGTGGCCGACCATACCTACCCCCTGCCCTCCCCCTTCTTCGTCCTCGCCACACAAAACCCGTTGGAAATGGAAGGAACCTACCCGCTGCCCGAAGCGCAGCTAGACCGCTTCCTCTTCAAAGTCAACGTCCCTTTCCCCTCCGCCGACGATCTGACCGAGATTTTGGCGCGCACGACCGGAAAAGCATCGCCACAACCGGCGCAGGCCGCCGACGCCGCCCAGATCGTGGCCATGCAGGCCCTGGCGCGCCAGGTTCCCATCCCCAGCCACGTCAGCCAGTTCGTCAGCCGCCTGATCATTGCCACCCATCCCGGCCAAAGTCCCGCGCCGCTGGTAAATCAGTTTGTGCGGTATGGGGCCAGCCCGCGGGGGGGGCAGGCGCTGGTGTTGGGCGCAAAAATCACGGCGCTGCTGGCGGGTCGGTACAATGTGAGTTATGAAGATATTGCCGGCATGGCCCCCGCCGCCCTGCGCCATCGCCTGTTGTTGAATTTTGAAGGCCAGGCGGAAGGCATTCGTCCCGACGCGATCATCGCTGACGTTCTCGCCAATCTGCCGCGTTCCTGA